The Pecten maximus chromosome 14, xPecMax1.1, whole genome shotgun sequence genome includes a region encoding these proteins:
- the LOC117342499 gene encoding complement C1q tumor necrosis factor-related protein 2-like — protein MSSDHASKPNWPQKETLRRTNVATSGQKLVEDGEDYHTSRIARVTPNGAGAFSVSLSARDMTLHSKLVIVFDEVLLDIDGNYHTGDGVYRVPVSGVYVFTWCMTGTTTDNVVTELTVNGSPRGTIFSDAETGHTWDTSTGVIVTSVIEGDHVFIRSKSEGMIHSSGIYGKAMFSGWRLT, from the exons ATGTCTTCAGATCATGCTTCCAAACCTAATTGGCCTCAAAAGGAAACCTTGAGAAGGACCAATGTAGCCACTTCTGGCCAGAAATTAGTTGAAGACGGGGAAGATTATCATACTTCAAGGATAG CCCGCGTGACACCTAATGGAGCAGGAGCGTTTAGCGTTTCCTTGAGTGCCAGAGATATGACGTTACATTCCAAATTGGTGATAGTATTTGATGAAGTACTATTGGACATTGACGGAAACTACCACACAGGAGACGGTGTGTATAGAGTTCCGGTTTCCGGGGTATACGTATTTACCTGGTGTATGACAGGGACCACCACAGACAACGTCGTGACAGAACTTACCGTAAACGGGTCGCCACGGGGCACCATATTCTCTGATGCGGAAACAGGGCACACGTGGGATACTTCCACCGGTGTGATCGTGACGTCAGTCATTGAGGGAGATCACGTGTTTATCCGATCAAAGTCCGAAGGAATGATACACAGTAGTGGTATATATGGTAAAGCTATGTTTTCCGGATGGCGTCTAACTTAG
- the LOC117341659 gene encoding uncharacterized protein LOC117341659, which yields MKPQTRWRMVHWVAPVVVSALIFLALMMVLVYNTGDHKPPANQTFDCYTKKQAAITFRNTIVIECFLNTSQINRTLHLRLVMIESEEEPETEIFKLAANSTFIENLWNITIGAHGNDVTLTRSAVTCAGTGKYRADITIGSERQSLGIDVENIVAETSVSLSRDTGDLSGSISYGVTCSLRSGCHPVPVILLGNQGNSVTPIYDVNLTCISLYSSEEGWTMECSGVVMEVTLKSMSRLICRSYPSYLAQESSIPTNSLFLSGPPHGCKNSAIGRTFLDPWSCRVYHRCLTESVLVSQSCNKDMHFDSRTCTCRNIDAVSECDHNGERGGRSTVTSCTSIE from the exons ATGAAGCCCCAGACGAGATGGAGGATGGTACACTGGGTAGCCCCAGTAGTGGTGTCTGCCCTCATATTCCTAGCGCTGATGATGGtcctagtatataatacaggggacCACAAACCTCCCGCAA ACCAGACTTTTGATTGCTACACTAAGAAGCAGGCCGCCATTACCTTTCGGAACACCATCGTGATAGAGTGTTTTCTAAATACAAGTCAAATAAACCGGACTTTACATTTACGGTTAGTAATGATTGAATCTGAGGAAGAACCagaaacagaaatatttaaattagcAGCAAATTCTACATTTATCGAGAATCTATGGAATATCACAATTGGTGCCCATGGAAACGATGTGACCTTGACTAGAAGTGCCGTCACGTGTGCAGGAACCGGAAAGTATCGAGCGGACATCACTATTGGTAGTGAAAGACAGAGTTTAGGTATTGATGTCGAAA ATATTGTTGCTGAAACGTCAGTTTCCCTGTCACGTGATACGGGAGATTTGAGCGGGAGTATATCGTACGGAGTAACATGTTCTCTGCGGTCCGGATGTCATCCAGTCCCTGTTATACTATTGGGTAACCAAGGCAACAGCGTGACGCCCATATATGACGTAAATCTCACGTGCatatcactgtacagtagtGAGGAGGGGTGGACAATGGAATGTTCCGGTGTTGTCATGGAGGTTACCTTGAAATCGATGTCGAGGCTGATATGTCGGTCATACCCATCGTACTTGGCACAAGAGTCTTCCATCCCAACAAACAGTCTGTTTCTGTCGG GGCCTCCGCATGGTTGCAAGAATTCGGCAATTGGGAGGACGTTCCTGGATCCCTGGAGCTGTAGGGTTTACCATAGATGTCTCACGGAGTCTGTACTAGTATCACAGTCGTGTAATAAAGACATGCACTTTGACTCACGCACGTGTACTTGCCGGAATATTGATGCAGTTTCTGAATGTGACCATAACGGAGAAAGAGGCGGTCGTTCAACGGTTACTTCATGTACTTCCATTGAGTGA